A single Ziziphus jujuba cultivar Dongzao chromosome 11, ASM3175591v1 DNA region contains:
- the LOC107433116 gene encoding probable E3 ubiquitin-protein ligase LOG2, whose protein sequence is MGNMGSSSMIGRRRHGSRRSHPPPPPPVPPQPEISANQYVFAAAAPYPSQYPNPNAPQYYQYPGYYPPPPAMPVPLPAPYDHHHRGAHPHMDAVTHANWVGGRYPLGPIMPPAGPYVEHQKAVTIRNDVNLKKETLRIEPDEENPGSFLVAFTFDATVPGSVTLIFFAKEGEGCNLTPMKENLLPPVTVNFQQGLGQKFQQPSGTGFDLSMFEETDFLKVGDMDVYPLAVKAESSPVVQNGSEGNPGTGTFNSQITQAVFEKEKGEFHVRVVKQILWVNGIRYELQAIFGIGNSVEGDLDANDPGKECVICLSEPRDTAVLPCRHMCMCSGCAKLLRFQTNRCPICRQPVERLLEIKVSNSP, encoded by the exons aTGGGTAATATGGGAAGTAGCAGTATGATCGGCCGACGGAGACACGGAAGCCGCCGGAGCCATCCTCCACCGCCGCCTCCAGTTCCGCCGCAGCCGGAAATTTCGGCTAACCAATATGTATTCGCGGCAGCTGCACCGTATCCTTCACAGTATCCGAATCCCAACGCGCCCCAGTACTACCAATACCCGGGTTATTATCCCCCACCGCCGGCCATGCCGGTCCCTTTGCCGGCTCCATATGATCACCACCACCGTGGGGCTCATCCACACATGGACGCTGTGACCCATGCGAATTGGGTCGGTGGAAGGTATCCCTTGGGGCCGATCATGCCTCCGGCCGGCCCTTATGTGGAGCATCAGAAAGCGGTTACTATAAGAAATGATGTTAACCTGAAGAAGGAGACTCTCAGGATTGAACCAGACGAGGAAAATCCCGGAAGCTTCCTTGTTGCGTTCACTTTTGATGCCACGGTTCCGGGGAG CGTTACTCTTATTTTCTTTGCCAAAGAAGGTGAAGGCTGTAACCTGACACCAATGAAGGAAAATCTTCTTCCACCTGTGACCGTAAATTTCCAGCAAGGTCTGGGCCAGAAGTTCCAGCAGCCCTCTGGAACTGGATTTGATCTCTCGATGTTTGAGGAGACTGACTTTCTGAAAGTGGGTGACATGGATGTTTATCCTCTAGCTGTGAAGGCAGAGTCATCCCCAGTTGTCCAGAATGGATCAGAGGGAAACCCAGGAACTGGAACATTTAACTCCCAGATAACTCAGGCAGTGTTTGAAAAGGAGAAGGGCGAATTCCATGTGAGGGTTGTGAAGCAGATACTTTGGGTAAATGGGATAAGGTATGAGTTGCAGGCGATCTTTGGCATTGGGAACTCAGTTGAGGGTGATTTAGATGCTAATGATCCAGGAAAAGAATGTGTCATTTGCTTATCGGAACCACGGGACACAGCTGTTCTTCCTTGCCGGCACATG TGCATGTGCAGTGGGTGTGCCAAGCTCTTGCGATTTCAGACTAACAGATGCCCAATTTGCCGACAACCAGTTGAGAGACTTTTGGAAATAAAGGTCAGCAACAGCCCTTAG
- the LOC107433115 gene encoding uncharacterized protein LOC107433115 gives MELKAVKFQILHGSIARRVLFRAFLFASAISVIQLLHVVSGPYLKIFSSVPSGDCIAMKMDNNPTSNFTFGRFLFQGRFINPIWGSFEPTQCSEDVNLTVSVVRELMAKQFLNYGAKALCVGEAAAPSVSVLRDLGFSKAYGVDEHRIFSLKRKHFVHEIDYEDKSFDFVLSKDLDKASVPALLVLEIERVLSPGGIGVLLGGTTGLTTNSLIRSAIPISSVLKSSSVVHVNHINNYTLVVFRKRFENVGYFGQYHLPADCPSFINNKPFIEQMESLVDEKPIWSKKKYSYLPKLLDFSSKKKLVYIEIGAGEHLHPVANWFPPSYPIQRKDFNVYFVDHNTSVLSFYVKKPGITFVYHPGLSGTKDKVNLTIDGDFETLVGETEFDFLAWFKDIVQNADFVVLKMNAGEMGLKLLSELFETGAICFVDELFLRCSGRVEGEGATPLDCTNLFKDLRKSGVFVHQWWGDYNPANIW, from the coding sequence atggaATTGAAGGCTGTCAAATTCCAGATCCTTCATGGGTCTATAGCGAGGCGTGTGCTTTTTCGCGCTTTCCTTTTCGCCTCGGCTATCTCCGTCATTCAGTTGCTGCATGTCGTTTCTGGGccctatttgaaaattttctcatcTGTGCCTTCCGGTGACTGTATCGCCATGAAAATGGATAACAATCCAACTTCCAACTTCACCTTCGGTAGGTTTCTGTTTCAGGGCCGGTTCATAAATCCCATTTGGGGCTCATTCGAACCCACGCAGTGTTCGGAAGATGTGAATTTGACTGTCAGTGTTGTCAGAGAGCTAATGGCTAAGCAATTCTTGAACTATGGGGCTAAAGCTCTCTGCGTTGGGGAAGCGGCCGCACCGTCTGTGTCGGTCTTGCGCGATTTGGGATTTTCAAAGGCTTACGGTGTTGATGAACACCGGATTTTCTCTCTCAAGCGCAAACATTTTGTGCATGAAATCGATTACGAGGACAAATCATTTGATTTTGTGCTCTCCAAAGATCTAGACAAGGCTTCTGTCCCTGCTCTTCTTGTGCTTGAGATCGAGCGCGTTCTTAGCCCCGGTGGAATAGGGGTTCTGCTTGGGGGTACCACCGGTTTGACCACGAATAGCTTGATTCGATCGGCTATACCTATATCATCGGTGCTGAAAAGTTCCAGTGTAGTCCATGTTAATCATATAAATAACTATACTTTAGTGGTATTCAGAAAGAGATTTGAAAATGTTGGATACTTTGGGCAATACCACCTTCCGGCTGACTGCCCGTCTTTCATCAACAATAAACCTTTCATTGAGCAAATGGAGTCTCTTGTGGATGAGAAGCCGATATGGTCAAAGAAAAAGTACTCCTATTTGCCCAAGTTATTAGATTTTTCTTCAAAGAAGAAGTTGGTCTACATTGAGATTGGTGCTGGGGAGCATCTTCACCCTGTCGCAAATTGGTTCCCTCCTTCTTATCCGATTCAGCGCAAAGATTTCAATGTCTATTTTGTGGATCATAACACTTCTGTTTTATCCTTCTATGTCAAAAAGCCTGGTATCACCTTTGTTTATCACCCGGGTCTTTCTGGAACCAAGGATAAGGTCAATCTTACTATTGATGGAGATTTTGAGACATTGGTTGGAGAAACTGAGTTTGATTTCCTTGCTTGGTTTAAAGACATTGTTCAAAATGCAGATTTTGTGGTCCTGAAGATGAATGCAGGTGAAATGGGACTGAAACTCCTCTCTGAGTTATTTGAAACCGGGGCTATTTGCTTTGTTGATGAGCTGTTTCTCCGATGCTCAGGCCGTGTAGAGGGTGAAGGTGCAACGCCACTTGACTGCACGAACCTCTTCAAGGACCTCCGTAAGAGCGGTGTGTTTGTCCATCAGTGGTGGGGAGATTATAATCCTGCTAATATTTGGTAA